The Limanda limanda chromosome 20, fLimLim1.1, whole genome shotgun sequence genome has a segment encoding these proteins:
- the LOC133027105 gene encoding suppressor of cytokine signaling 6 → MKKISLKTIRKSLSIKGKEEGDFVMLQQPSVTPEFSKEESLFGGCYTKDPAGCDLGLEEDKGGQNKGRSKSESLMGSLKRRLSAKQKAKVKGGSSAIGSVDDDDNFSSSSVPISFTEGKAQRPLRSASLRSHHYSPSPWPLRSVNSDDSCIKMEVKVKAMVHSPSPSPSLNGVRKEFHDFQMEGLFQDQAESLKHLQQPQNGELHLNIDENDVPVGLGLTPQDYIQYTMPLDEGMYPEGSHSFCLDSSSPMEVVAEADNGSLHTDQGQEEHELVCEMPPDLFMETSVNSLLIGSAGVMLQSSRVEVPPPLSPLLPPMISNGHFPRTFSGFSSSDSQVAERVRHHLNFDPNSAPGVSRVYESVQRSGPMVVTSLTEELKKLARQGWYWGPITRWEAEEKLVNLADGSFLVRDSSDDRYLLSLSFRSQGKTLHTRIEHSNGRFSFYEQPDVEGHTSIVDLIEYSIRDSENGAFCYSRSRLPGSATYPVRLTNPVSRFMQVRSLQYLCRFVIRQYTRIDLIQKLPLPNKMKDYLQEKHY, encoded by the coding sequence ATGAAGAAGATAAGCCTTAAGACCATCCGCAAGTCCCTCAGCATTAAGGGCAAAGAGGAGGGTGACTTTGTAATGCTCCAGCAGCCCTCGGTGACTCCAGAGTTTTCGAAGGAAGAGTCACTTTTTGGGGGCTGCTACACCAAAGACCCCGCTGGCTGTGACCTTGGTTTAGAAGAGGACAAGGGGGGTCAGAATAAGGGCCGCTCAAAGAGTGAGAGCCTGATGGGATCACTGAAGAGGAGGCTGTCTGCCAAGCAGAAGGCGAAAGTGAAAGGTGGCTCCTCTGCTATAGGCTCAGTGGATGATGATGACaacttctcatcctcctctgtgccGATCAGCTTCACCGAGGGGAAAGCCCAGAGACCCCTGAGATCTGCATCCTTACGAAGTCACCATTATAGCCCCTCACCGTGGCCTCTGCGATCAGTCAACTCTGATGATTCCTGTATTAAGATGGAGGTAAAAGTTAAAGCCATGGTTCACTCACCCAGCCCCAGTCCCAGCTTAAATGGTGTCCGGAAAGAATTTCATGATTTCCAGATGGAAGGGCTCTTTCAGGATCAAGCAGAATCCTTAAAACATCTCCAGCAGCCTCAAAACGGTGAGCTGCATCtaaatattgatgaaaatgatgTGCCTGTGGGTCTGGGGTTGACTCCCCAGGACTACATCCAGTACACAATGCCTTTAGATGAGGGAATGTACCCGGAAGGGTCCCACTCTTTCTGCCTGGACAGCTCCTCTCCTATGGAGGTGGTGGCTGAAGCAGACAATGGGTCCCTCCACACAGACCAGGGACAAGAGGAACATGAACTGGTGTGTGAAATGCCTCCGGATCTCTTCATGGAAACCTCAGTTAATAGTCTTCTCATCGGTTCCGCTGGTGTAATGCTCCAAAGTTCCAGAGTAGAGGTCCCGcctcccctctctccactcCTGCCACCCATGATAAGTAATGGACACTTCCCGAGGACTTTTTCTGGGTTCAGTTCGTCAGACAGCCAGGTCGCTGAGCGAGTAAGACATCACCTCAACTTTGACCCAAATTCAGCTCCTGGGGTCAGTCGGGTATACGAGTCAGTCCAGAGGAGCGGGCCAATGGTCGTTACCAGCCTGACGGAGGAGCTAAAGAAGCTGGCAAGGCAGGGCTGGTACTGGGGCCCCATCACACGCTGGGAGGCAGAGGAAAAGCTAGTCAACTTGGCTGACGGCTCATTCCTGGTCCGAGACAGCTCAGATGACAGGTACCTGCTCAGCCTAAGTTTCAGGTCACAGGGCAAAACCCTCCACACCCGCATCGAACACTCCAACGGGCGCTTCAGCTTCTACGAGCAGCCCGACGTTGAGGGACACACGTCCATTGTCGACTTAATCGAATACTCTatcagagactcagagaatGGAGCCTTTTGCTATTCCAGATCTCGATTACCAGGGTCTGCAACCTACCCAGTCAGACTAACCAACCCAGTGTCTCGGTTTATGCAAGTGCGCTCCCTGCAGTACCTTTGTCGCTTTGTCATTAGACAATACACAAGAATAGACCTAATCCAGAAACTGCCCTTACCTAACAAGATGAAAGATTATCTGCAGGAGAAGCActactga